One window of Nicotiana tomentosiformis chromosome 11, ASM39032v3, whole genome shotgun sequence genomic DNA carries:
- the LOC104106790 gene encoding transcription factor TGA9-like isoform X2, protein MESQRIGESGSLSAESGPSHHHHNMSYALFRGLNPPNTSFMYHSTPNNQEPPAFDFGELEEAIVLQGVKMSNDEAAKASLYAATNRPAATLEMFPSWPTRFHHTPRGSSKSGEESSDSGSALNTFSSRGEPHLEPESPVSGKPSSDYQSLEQNQQQIQIPQQQLQEMASDSPRTIVSHIEPASKPNYEKRKGAGSTSDRVVDAKTLRRLAQNREAARKSRLRKKAYVQQLETSRIRLAQLEQELQRARSQGLFMGGGAAAGANISSGAAIFDMEYSRWLDDDQRHISELRTALQAHLGDGDLRIIVDGYIAHYDEIFLLKGVAAKSDVFHLITGMWTTPAERCFLWMGGFRPSELIKMLITQLDPLTQQQVVGIYSLQQSSQQAEEALSQGLEQLQQSLIETVATGSLNDGMHHMAVALGKLANLEGFVRQADNLRQQTLHQLHRILTVRQAARCFLVIGEYYGRLRALSSLWASRPRETMMVDDNSCQTTTELQMIQASQHHFSNM, encoded by the exons ATGGAGAGTCAAAGAATAGGAGAGAGTGGTAGTTTATCAGCTGAATCAGGACCTTCACACCACCATCACAATATGTCTTATGCACTTTTTCGTGGCCTAAATCCTCCTAATACAAGTTTCATGTATCATTCCACTCCAAA TAATCAAGAACCGCCAGCTTTTGATTTTGGGGAGTTGGAAGAAGCTATTGTATTGCAAGGAGTTAAGATGAGCAATGATGAAGCAGCTAAAGCAT CTTTATATGCAGCCACAAACAGACCTGCTGCAACTCTGGAGATGTTCCCTTCTTGGCCTACGAGATTCCATCACACCCCAAGA GGAAGCTCAAAATCAGGAGAAGAGAGTAGTGATTCAGGTTCAGCACTAAACACTTTTTCAAGCAGAGGTGAACCTCATTTGGAACCAGAATCTCCTGTCAGTGGAAAACCATCTTCAGATTACCAGTCCCTTGAACAGAATCAGCAGCAAATTCAGATACCACAACAACAACTTCAAGAAATGGCAAGTGATAGTCCAAGAACAATAGTGTCACATATTGAGCCAGCTTCAAAACCCAACTATGAAAAG AGAAAGGGTGCTGGTTCAACCTCAGATAGGGTGGTTGACGCTAAG ACTTTGAGACGTTTAGCTCAAAATAGAGAAGCAGCAAGGAAGAGTAGACTAAGAAAAAag GCTTATGTACAACAGCTAGAAACAAGTAGGATAAGACTTGCTCAGCTAGAACAAGAACTTCAGAGGGCGAGATCTCAG GGGCTTTTCATGGGAGGTGGTGCTGCTGCTGGTGCCAACATCAGCTCTG GTGCTGCAATATTTGACATGGAATATTCAAGATGgttagatgatgatcaaaggcaCATTTCTGAGCTTAGAACTGCATTGCAAGCACATTTAGGAGATGGTGATCTTAGAATAATTGTTGATGGATATATTGCTCATTACGATGAAATTTTCCTACTAAAAGGAGTTGCAGCTAAATCTGATGTATTTCATCTCATCACTGGAATGTGGACTACCCCAGCTGAACGCTGCTTCCTTTGGATGGGTGGTTTTAGGCCTTCTGAGTTGATCAAG ATGTTGATAACACAATTGGACCCGTTAACGCAGCAGCAAGTTGTTGGAATTTATAGTCTGCAGCAATCATCGCAACAAGCAGAAGAAGCACTTTCACAGGGTTTGGAACAATTACAACAATCTTTAATTGAAACTGTTGCTACTGGTTCTCTCAATGATGGTATGCATCATATGGCTGTTGCCTTAGGCAAGCTTGCCAATCTCGAAGGCTTCGTTCGCCag GCTGATAATTTGAGACAACAAACTCTTCATCAATTGCACAGAATATTGACAGTTAGACAAGCAGCAAGGTGTTTCTTGGTGATAGGGGAATATTATGGTCGATTACGAGCCTTAAGTTCCCTATGGGCATCACGTCCTAGAGA GACGATGATGGTAGATGATAACTCATGTCAAACAACAACAGAGTTACAGATGATACAAGCCTCCCAACACCATTTCTCAAATATGTGA
- the LOC104106790 gene encoding transcription factor TGA9-like isoform X1 — MESQRIGESGSLSAESGPSHHHHNMSYALFRGLNPPNTSFMYHSTPNNQEPPAFDFGELEEAIVLQGVKMSNDEAAKASLYAATNRPAATLEMFPSWPTRFHHTPRGSSKSGEESSDSGSALNTFSSRGEPHLEPESPVSGKPSSDYQSLEQNQQQIQIPQQQLQEMASDSPRTIVSHIEPASKPNYEKRKGAGSTSDRVVDAKTLRRLAQNREAARKSRLRKKAYVQQLETSRIRLAQLEQELQRARSQGLFMGGGAAAGANISSAGAAIFDMEYSRWLDDDQRHISELRTALQAHLGDGDLRIIVDGYIAHYDEIFLLKGVAAKSDVFHLITGMWTTPAERCFLWMGGFRPSELIKMLITQLDPLTQQQVVGIYSLQQSSQQAEEALSQGLEQLQQSLIETVATGSLNDGMHHMAVALGKLANLEGFVRQADNLRQQTLHQLHRILTVRQAARCFLVIGEYYGRLRALSSLWASRPRETMMVDDNSCQTTTELQMIQASQHHFSNM; from the exons ATGGAGAGTCAAAGAATAGGAGAGAGTGGTAGTTTATCAGCTGAATCAGGACCTTCACACCACCATCACAATATGTCTTATGCACTTTTTCGTGGCCTAAATCCTCCTAATACAAGTTTCATGTATCATTCCACTCCAAA TAATCAAGAACCGCCAGCTTTTGATTTTGGGGAGTTGGAAGAAGCTATTGTATTGCAAGGAGTTAAGATGAGCAATGATGAAGCAGCTAAAGCAT CTTTATATGCAGCCACAAACAGACCTGCTGCAACTCTGGAGATGTTCCCTTCTTGGCCTACGAGATTCCATCACACCCCAAGA GGAAGCTCAAAATCAGGAGAAGAGAGTAGTGATTCAGGTTCAGCACTAAACACTTTTTCAAGCAGAGGTGAACCTCATTTGGAACCAGAATCTCCTGTCAGTGGAAAACCATCTTCAGATTACCAGTCCCTTGAACAGAATCAGCAGCAAATTCAGATACCACAACAACAACTTCAAGAAATGGCAAGTGATAGTCCAAGAACAATAGTGTCACATATTGAGCCAGCTTCAAAACCCAACTATGAAAAG AGAAAGGGTGCTGGTTCAACCTCAGATAGGGTGGTTGACGCTAAG ACTTTGAGACGTTTAGCTCAAAATAGAGAAGCAGCAAGGAAGAGTAGACTAAGAAAAAag GCTTATGTACAACAGCTAGAAACAAGTAGGATAAGACTTGCTCAGCTAGAACAAGAACTTCAGAGGGCGAGATCTCAG GGGCTTTTCATGGGAGGTGGTGCTGCTGCTGGTGCCAACATCAGCTCTG CAGGTGCTGCAATATTTGACATGGAATATTCAAGATGgttagatgatgatcaaaggcaCATTTCTGAGCTTAGAACTGCATTGCAAGCACATTTAGGAGATGGTGATCTTAGAATAATTGTTGATGGATATATTGCTCATTACGATGAAATTTTCCTACTAAAAGGAGTTGCAGCTAAATCTGATGTATTTCATCTCATCACTGGAATGTGGACTACCCCAGCTGAACGCTGCTTCCTTTGGATGGGTGGTTTTAGGCCTTCTGAGTTGATCAAG ATGTTGATAACACAATTGGACCCGTTAACGCAGCAGCAAGTTGTTGGAATTTATAGTCTGCAGCAATCATCGCAACAAGCAGAAGAAGCACTTTCACAGGGTTTGGAACAATTACAACAATCTTTAATTGAAACTGTTGCTACTGGTTCTCTCAATGATGGTATGCATCATATGGCTGTTGCCTTAGGCAAGCTTGCCAATCTCGAAGGCTTCGTTCGCCag GCTGATAATTTGAGACAACAAACTCTTCATCAATTGCACAGAATATTGACAGTTAGACAAGCAGCAAGGTGTTTCTTGGTGATAGGGGAATATTATGGTCGATTACGAGCCTTAAGTTCCCTATGGGCATCACGTCCTAGAGA GACGATGATGGTAGATGATAACTCATGTCAAACAACAACAGAGTTACAGATGATACAAGCCTCCCAACACCATTTCTCAAATATGTGA